From a single Lolium rigidum isolate FL_2022 chromosome 7, APGP_CSIRO_Lrig_0.1, whole genome shotgun sequence genomic region:
- the LOC124678955 gene encoding pre-mRNA-splicing factor ATP-dependent RNA helicase DEAH7: MSTEGNLDLDATTSTLGPEDDTAQGLILPNKDRVMYRPPPGKSALGLDLLAHRKREKDANNAFKPPPQKVVAAASSMDEDEKPGSTENDASSLSGGDRGTVSRRYRGTNSSEKTSSKESTITDENGRGSTPRHRDESHRQQSHSSRYDSHDDRGSRDTRGERETSASIGYSSSGKRGYRDDRESNSRRNERDRSTSVDYTNKRSRDDYSSRSSRTPARSDWDSGRWEWEDTPRRDYRDDRPGSQRYHPTRSPMLAAASPDARLVSPWLGGNTPHSTASPWDHISPSPTPVRASGSSKGSSYSSSSGKSHQLTFSNDAEADRSPSAADRNYEITEEMMQEMDYNADRAWYDCEENNAVFDGDNYVADDSSYKKKEAQLPKKLTRRDGSLMTLSQSKKLSQMTADNAQWEDRQLLRSGAVRGTEVQTEFDDEDERKVMLLVHDTKPPFLDGRVVYTKQAEPVMPLKDPTSDMAIIARKGSVLVREIREKQSQNKSRQRFWELAGSSLGNILGVEKTSEQVDADTAVVGDQGEIDFKEEAKFSQHLKEKAEAVSDFAKSKSLAQQRQYLPIYTVRDDLLQVVRENQVVVVVGETGSGKTTQLTQYLHEDGYTTTGVVGCTQPRRVAAMSVAKRVSEEMETELGDKVGYAIRFEDVTSAKTVIKYMTDGVLLRETLKDADLDKYRVIVMDEAHERSLNTDVLFGILKKVVARRRDFKLIVTSATLNADKFSKFFGGVPVFNIPGRTFPVNILFSKSPCEDYVEAAVKQAMTIHITSGPGDILIFMTGQEEIETTCYALAERMEQLISSSTKTVPKLSILPIYSQLPADLQAKIFQKAEEGTRKCIVATNIAETSLTVDGIFYVIDSGYGKMKVYNPRMGMDALQVFPCSRAAADQRAGRAGRTGPGTCYRLFTESAYQNEMLPNPVPEIQRTNLGNVVLLLKSLKVENLLDFDFMDPPPQENILNSMYQLWVLGALNNVGGLTEIGWKMVEFPLDPTLAKMLLMGEQLKCLDEVLTIVSMLSVPSVFFRPKDRAEESDAAREKFFVPESDHLTLLNVYLQWKSNQYRGDWCNDHFLHVKGLRKAREVRSQLLDILKALKIPLTSCHMEWDVVRKAICSAYFHNSARLKGIGEYVNCRNGMPCHLHPSSALYGLGYTPDYVVYHELVLTTKEYMQCVSAVDPQWLAELGPMFFSVKDTDTSLLDHKKRQKEEKTNMEEEMEKLRQKQAEDASIEKEREQRKRAKQQQQVSMPGLKKGSTYLRPKRMGL; this comes from the exons ATGAGCACCGAAGGGAATCTCGACCTGGACGCGACGACGAGTACCCTAGGTCCGGAGGATGACACGGCGCAGGGCCTCATCTTGCCCAACAAGGACAGGGTCATGTACCGGCCGCCGCCCGGAAAGTCTGCCCTAG GTTTGGATCTCCTCGCTCACAGGAAGCGTGAAAAGGATGCCAACAATGCATTCAAGCCACCTCCTCAGAAGGTAGTGGCGGCAGCTTCTTctatggatgaagatgagaagccGGGATCTACGGAAAACGATGCGAGCAGCCTGTCTGGTGGCGACCGTGGTACCGTGTCTCGCCGCTACCGAGGAACCAATTCCAGTGAGAAAACGTCGTCCAAAG AATCTACAATCACTGATGAGAACGGAAGGGGCTCTACACCCAGGCATCGAGATGAGTCCCATCGGCAACAG AGCCACAGCTCTAGATACGATTCCCACGACGACAGAGGATCCCGTGACACGCGTGGTGAGCGCGAGACATCTGCATCTATTGGCTATAGTAGCAGCGGAAAGCGAGGATACCGCGATGACAGGGAATCAAATAGTAGGCGCAATGAACGGGACAGATCTACATCCGTTGACTACACAAACAAAAGAAGTCGGGATGACTATAGCTCCAGAAGCTCAAGAACACCTG CAAGATCTGATTGGGATAGTGGCAGATGGGAGTGGGAAGATACACCTCGTCGGGACTACCGTGATGATCGTCCTGGCTCGCAGAGATATCACCCAACGCGATCTCCTATGCTGGCTGCTGCATCCCCTGATGCACGTTTGGTGTCTCCTTGGCTAGGCGGGAATACACCCCATTCTACAG CATCCCCTTGGGATCATATTTCTCCCTCGCCTACTCCTGTACGGGCTTCGGGTTCATCAAAAGGCTCTTCTTATTCAAGTTCTAGTGGAAAATCTCACCAGCTTACCTTCTCAAAT GATGCTGAAGCTGATAGAAGCCCCTCAGCTGCTGATAGGAATTATGAGATTACGGAGGAAATGATGCAAGAGATGGATTATAACGCTGACCGTGCATG GTATGATTGTGAAGAAAACAACGCCGTGTTCGATGGTGATAATTATGTTGCAGATGATAGTTCCTACAAAAAGAAGGAAGCACAGTTACCCAAAAAACTG ACACGTAGAGATGGTAGTCTGATGACCCTCTCTCAGAGCAAGAAATTATCCCAGATGACTGCTGATAATGCTCAGTGGGAGGACAGACAATTGTTGAGATCTGGAGCTGTTAGAGGGACGGAGGTGCAGACAGAatttgatgatgaggatgagcgtAAAGTAATGCTTCTTGTTCATG ATACCAAACCTCCGTTCCTGGATGGGCGAGTTGTATACACAAAACAAGCAGAGCCTGTAATGCCACTGAAGGATCCAACATCTGATATGGCTATCATTGCACGAAAAGGTTCTGTTTTGGTTCGGGAAATTCGTGAAAAGCAGAGCCAAAACAAGTCACGGCAGCGTTTCTGGGAGCTTGCTGGATCTAGTCTTGGAAATATATTGGGTGTTGAGAAAACGTCTGAACAG GTTGATGCAGACACTGCAGTTGTTGGTGATCAAGGTGAAATTGATTTCAAGGAGGAAGCAAAGTTTTCACAACACTTGAAGGAAAAAGCAGAAGCTGTCAGTGATTTTGCAAAATCTAAATCTCTTGCTCAACAGAGACAATATCTTCCCATATACACTGTCCGAGATGACCTGCTACAG GTTGTGCGTGAAAATCAAGTAGTTGTGGTCGTTGGCGAAACTGGCTCTGGGAAGACTACTCAACTTACTCAGTATCTGCATGAGGATGGATATACCACAACTGGTGTTGTTGGATGTACCCAACCGAGACGTGTTGCTGCCATGAGTGTTGCCAAGAGGGTTAGTGAAGAAATGGAAACTGAACTTGGTGATAAAGTCGGATACGCTATTCGATTTGAGGATGTCACTTCTGCTAAAACTGTAATAAAG TATATGACAGATGGAGTGCTCCTCCGTGAAACTTTGAAAGATGCCGACCTTGACAAATATCG TGTCATCGTCATGGATGAAGCACACGAAAGGTCCCTCAATACTGATGTTTTGTTTGGTATATTGAAGAAGGTTGTTGCACGTCGAAGGGATTTTAAACTAATTGTCACATCTGCAACCCTAAATGCAGACAAATTCTCAAAATTCTTTGGAGG TGTACCTGTATTTAACATTCCAGGCAGGACATTTCCAGTTAATATCTTGTTCAGCAAATCACCttgtgaagattatgtggaagcaGCCGTGAAGCAGGCCATGACAATCCACATAACGAGTGGCCCTGGCGACATCCTCATCTTTATGACAGGGCAGGAAGAAATCGAGACTACCTGCTATGCTCTTGCTGAGCGCATGGAGCAGCTAATATCATCGTCCACCAAAACTGTACCAAAGCTTTCCATCTTGCCAATCTACTCGCAGTTGCCAGCTGACTTGCAggccaagatctttcagaaggcaGAAGAGGGCACTCGTAAATGCATTGTTGCTACCAATATTGCTGAGACATCCCTCACAGTAGATGGTATCTTCTATGTCATTGATAGCGGGTACGGAAAGATGAAGGTCTACAATCCACGGATGGGCATGGATGCTCTTCAGGTTTTTCCGTGTAGTCGAGCAGCTGCAGACCAGCGTGCAGGACGTGCAGGAAGAACTGGTCCAGGCACATGCTACAGACTGTTCACAGAGTCAGCTTACCAGAATGAGATGCTCCCTAACCCTGTGCCAGAGATTCAAAGGACTAACCTGGGCAATGTGGTTCTGTTACTGAAATCCCTCAAAGTCGAAAACTTGCTTGATTTTGACTTTATGGACCCACCCCCACAGGAGAATATCCTCAACTCCATGTACCAGCTCTGGGTATTGGGCGCCTTGAACAATGTTGGTGGCCTTACTGAAATAGGTTGGAAGATGGTGGAGTTCCCATTGGACCCGACTCTAGCAAAGATGCTTCTCATGGGGGAGCAGTTGAAGTGCCTTGATGAAGTATTAACCATCGTATCCATGCTCTCAGTGCCCTCAGTTTTCTTCAGGCCAAAAGATCGAGCAGAGGAGAGCGATGCTGCTAGGGAGAAGTTCTTTGTCCCGGAGTCAGACCACCTAACACTCCTTAATGTATACCTGCAATGGAAGTCAAACCAATATCGAGGAGACTGGTGCAATGACCATTTCCTCCATGTCAAGGGTCTCCGTAAGGCTCGGGAAGTGAGATCTCAATTGCTAGACATACTGAAAGCCCTGAAGATCCCACTGACATCATGCCATATGGAATGGGACGTGGTGAGGAAAGCTATCTGCTCTGCGTACTTCCATAACTcggcaagattgaagggcatcggAGAGTATGTCAACTGCCGGAATGGGATGCCATGCCACCTGCACCCGAGCAGTGCGCTCTACGGTCTCGGCTACACCCCTGACTATGTCGTCTACCATGAGCTTGTCCTGACGACCAAGGAGTATATGCAGTGTGTTAGCGCAGTCGACCCGCAATGGCTAGCGGAGCTGGGCCCTATGTTTTTCTCTGTGAAGGACACCGACACCTCCCTGCTTGACCACAAGAAGAGGCAGAAGGAGGAGAAGACGAACATGGAAGAGGAGATGGAGAAGCTGAGGCAGAAACAAGCTGAGGATGCAAGCATAGAGAAGGAGAGGGAGCAACGGAAGAGagccaagcagcagcagcaagtttCTATGCCAGGCCTAAAGAAAGGTTCGACGTATCTGAGGCCCAAGAGGATGGGTTTGTAG